One part of the Thermoanaerobaculia bacterium genome encodes these proteins:
- a CDS encoding hydrogenase small subunit, giving the protein MSSTDVELRTERKARVDRRDFIRVCTMALAAVGMPYAAAAKVAKAIQAKKLKPSVIWLHFQECTGCTESLLRTSHPAVADLILDLVSLDYHETLFAAAGHQAEAALRKAMKDNAGKYVVVIEGAIPVKENGIYCQIGGRTALDIVREVSAKAGAIIAIGSCASWGGIPSADPNPTGATGAPEILKGKTVVTIPGCPANPYNLLGTVLQFATFGTLPELDAKGRPKFAYARTIHEHCPRRAHFDAGRFAEQYGDNGHRQGWCLYKLGCKGPETHANCSVLHFGEVADAWPIGIGHPCYGCTEQTLAFRVPMHTTVDIERPTPPDTYPPIHAKEGRVSPVATGVAGVIGGALVGAGLMASRRLGEAPPEEKGPGKEA; this is encoded by the coding sequence ATGTCGTCGACGGACGTGGAGCTCAGGACCGAGCGGAAGGCCCGCGTGGACCGCCGCGATTTCATCCGCGTGTGCACGATGGCCCTGGCGGCCGTCGGGATGCCCTACGCGGCGGCGGCGAAGGTCGCCAAAGCGATCCAGGCGAAGAAGCTGAAACCCTCCGTGATCTGGCTGCACTTCCAGGAATGCACGGGATGCACCGAGTCGCTCCTGCGCACCTCGCACCCGGCGGTCGCGGACCTGATCCTGGATCTCGTCTCGCTCGACTATCACGAGACGCTGTTCGCCGCGGCGGGCCACCAGGCCGAGGCCGCGCTGCGCAAGGCGATGAAGGACAACGCGGGCAAGTACGTCGTCGTCATCGAGGGCGCGATTCCGGTCAAGGAAAACGGGATCTACTGCCAGATCGGCGGACGCACCGCGCTCGATATCGTTCGCGAGGTCTCCGCCAAAGCGGGCGCGATCATCGCGATCGGCTCGTGCGCGTCGTGGGGCGGCATCCCGTCGGCGGACCCGAACCCGACCGGCGCGACGGGCGCGCCCGAGATCCTGAAGGGGAAGACGGTCGTCACGATCCCCGGCTGCCCGGCCAACCCGTACAACCTCCTCGGAACGGTGCTCCAGTTCGCGACGTTCGGGACCCTCCCGGAGCTCGACGCGAAAGGGCGCCCGAAGTTCGCCTACGCCCGCACGATCCACGAGCACTGCCCCCGCCGCGCTCACTTCGACGCCGGACGCTTCGCCGAACAATACGGCGACAACGGCCACCGGCAGGGCTGGTGCCTGTACAAGCTCGGCTGCAAAGGCCCCGAGACGCACGCCAACTGTTCGGTGCTCCATTTCGGCGAAGTCGCCGACGCTTGGCCGATCGGCATCGGCCATCCCTGCTACGGGTGCACGGAGCAGACGCTCGCGTTCCGCGTGCCGATGCATACGACGGTCGACATCGAGCGGCCGACGCCGCCCGACACGTATCCGCCGATCCATGCGAAGGAAGGGCGAGTGAGCCCGGTCGCGACCGGCGTCGCCGGCGTGATCGGCGGCGCGCTCGTCGGCGCGGGGCTCATGGCTTCCCGCCGGCTCGGCGAGGCGCCCCCCGAGGAGAAGGGCCCCGGAAAGGAGGCCTGA
- the hybA gene encoding hydrogenase 2 operon protein HybA, producing the protein MSVDRRSLFKGLAAAGAAVAATEGVSEARVRPALPADAMGLLYDTTLCIGCKTCVVACREANGKKPDTTYSPLWDAPSDLNGQTKNVIKLYKSEDGFERSYFKAQCMHCVDPACVNACMIGALGKREYGMVTYKPELCSGCRYCQMACPFNVPKFEWTSLAPLMVKCEMCAHRAKSAPVRGADGFTRFPKGEGAACAEVCPRAAVISGRRDELLAEAKRRIAAHPDRYKGYHEGDSPRVFGEVDAGGTQVLYLSHVPLEKLGLPDLGTQPVPETQQSIQQGLYKGFIGPVALYGLLGLAVFRNRRAGGGESDKTPRGDA; encoded by the coding sequence ATGTCCGTCGATCGACGATCCCTGTTCAAGGGCCTCGCCGCGGCGGGCGCGGCCGTCGCCGCCACGGAGGGGGTCTCCGAGGCGCGCGTGCGTCCCGCTCTTCCCGCCGACGCGATGGGCCTCCTCTACGACACGACGCTCTGCATCGGATGCAAGACGTGCGTCGTCGCCTGCCGCGAGGCCAACGGAAAGAAACCGGACACGACCTATTCGCCGCTGTGGGACGCCCCGAGCGATCTGAACGGCCAGACGAAGAACGTCATCAAGCTCTACAAGAGCGAGGACGGATTCGAGCGCTCGTATTTCAAGGCGCAGTGCATGCATTGCGTCGACCCCGCGTGCGTCAATGCCTGCATGATCGGCGCGCTCGGCAAGCGCGAGTACGGGATGGTCACGTACAAGCCCGAGCTCTGCTCCGGCTGCCGCTACTGCCAGATGGCCTGTCCCTTCAACGTCCCGAAGTTCGAATGGACGTCGCTCGCACCGCTGATGGTCAAGTGCGAGATGTGCGCCCACCGCGCCAAGAGCGCGCCCGTCCGCGGCGCCGACGGGTTCACCCGTTTCCCGAAGGGTGAAGGCGCCGCCTGCGCCGAGGTCTGCCCCCGCGCCGCGGTGATCTCCGGGCGTCGCGACGAGCTGCTCGCCGAGGCGAAGCGCCGGATCGCGGCGCACCCCGACCGCTACAAGGGCTACCACGAAGGCGATTCTCCGCGGGTGTTCGGCGAGGTCGACGCGGGAGGGACGCAGGTGCTGTACCTCTCGCACGTCCCGCTCGAGAAGCTCGGGCTTCCGGACCTCGGGACGCAGCCGGTCCCCGAGACGCAGCAGTCGATCCAGCAGGGCCTCTACAAGGGCTTCATCGGCCCGGTCGCCCTCTACGGGCTCCTCGGCCTCGCGGTCTTCCGGAACCGGCGCGCGGGCGGCGGGGAGTCGGACAAGACTCCGCGAGGTGACGCATGA
- the hybB gene encoding Ni/Fe-hydrogenase cytochrome b subunit: MSAGTVSRPEPVGGPLLTPTVKLMAIFAAIGALAVVYRFAVGLGASTALSNGYPWGIWIAFDVVTGTALACGGYALAILIYIVNRGQYHPMIRPALLTSALGYSMAGLSIFVDVGRGWLLYRVPLWFRHWNLHSVLFEVALCVMAYVLVCWIEVSPAFLEKFEEGPPSFLQRASKAILPPLKKAMPWIIALGLLLPTMHQSSLGSLMLLTGKKLHALWSTPLLPLLFLISCVGMGFAAVVFESTLSSRAFHRPRESRMLAGLAKAMIPILLVFTVLRVLDLALRGRLGLVFTPDRHALLFWLETIFFLAPVFMLRRETQRLDPGNLFRAAMLMMTAGGLYRFDTFLLAFHPGVQYAYFPSVLETLTTVGIVAFEVLAYIVIVKRFPILSGAPRPAVQG, from the coding sequence ATGAGCGCCGGAACCGTTTCCCGGCCGGAGCCCGTCGGCGGCCCCCTTCTCACTCCGACGGTCAAGCTCATGGCGATCTTCGCCGCGATCGGAGCCCTCGCGGTCGTCTACCGCTTCGCGGTCGGCCTCGGCGCCTCGACCGCGCTCTCCAATGGCTACCCGTGGGGGATCTGGATCGCGTTCGACGTCGTCACCGGCACGGCGCTCGCCTGCGGCGGCTACGCGCTGGCAATCCTGATCTACATCGTCAACCGCGGGCAGTACCACCCGATGATCCGGCCGGCGCTGCTCACGAGCGCGCTCGGCTACAGCATGGCGGGCCTCTCGATCTTCGTCGACGTGGGGCGGGGCTGGCTCCTCTACCGCGTGCCGCTCTGGTTCCGGCACTGGAACCTCCACTCGGTGCTCTTCGAGGTTGCACTCTGCGTGATGGCGTACGTCCTCGTCTGCTGGATCGAGGTCTCGCCCGCCTTCCTCGAGAAATTCGAGGAGGGCCCGCCGAGCTTCCTGCAGCGCGCGTCGAAGGCGATCCTTCCGCCGCTCAAGAAGGCGATGCCGTGGATCATCGCGCTCGGGCTGCTCCTGCCGACGATGCACCAGTCGTCGCTCGGGAGCCTGATGCTGCTCACGGGGAAGAAGCTCCATGCGCTCTGGTCCACGCCGCTCCTGCCGCTCCTGTTCCTGATCTCCTGCGTCGGGATGGGATTCGCGGCCGTCGTCTTCGAGTCTACGCTCTCGTCCCGCGCGTTCCACCGGCCGCGCGAATCGCGGATGCTCGCCGGGCTCGCGAAGGCGATGATCCCGATCCTCCTCGTGTTCACGGTTCTCCGCGTCCTCGACCTGGCGCTGCGCGGGCGGCTCGGCCTCGTCTTCACTCCCGACCGTCACGCCCTCCTCTTCTGGCTCGAGACGATCTTCTTCCTCGCGCCGGTCTTCATGCTGCGCCGCGAGACGCAGCGGCTCGACCCGGGCAACCTCTTCCGCGCCGCGATGCTCATGATGACGGCGGGGGGCCTCTACCGGTTCGACACGTTCCTGCTGGCCTTCCATCCGGGGGTCCAATACGCGTACTTCCCGAGCGTTCTCGAGACGCTCACGACGGTCGGGATCGTCGCGTTCGAGGTTCTCGCCTACATCGTGATCGTGAAGCGTTTTCCGATTTTGAGCGGCGCGCCGCGGCCCGCCGTTCAGGGATAG
- a CDS encoding nickel-dependent hydrogenase large subunit, with translation MSQRIVVDPVTRIEGHLRIDCEVDGGKVQKAWSSGQMFRGIETILQGRDPRDAWMFTQRFCGVCTTVHAIASVRTVENALGMEVPLNAQYIRNLIVMAHAMHDHIVHFYHLSALDWVDVVSALKADPAKTSALAESLSPWPGNSKQQMKAVQDKVKGFVEAGQLGIFTNGYWGHPAMKLPPEVNLLAVAHYLQALEYQRKVNQIVALLGGKTPNIQNLAVGGVANAINLDSDSALNMNKLFMAKDILDDISKFIEQVYFVDVCAVAGMYPEWLGYGAGVTNYLAVPDLPLDTKGTKFDLPGGTIFNGDLAHVREIKSFEDPYFKENVSESIAHSWYDGDWSKHPYEETTEPKYTTYDDAKKYSWVKSPRFQGKVMQVGPLAQVLVGYAIGHEPTKRWADKTLETAGAVAKTKLTPAVLHSTLGRHAARMIRTCVISETAKKHWGLLAANIGKGDTTIFNPPVFPKGEQRGFGFHEAPRGTLSHWIVIQDGKIANYQAVVPSTWNAGPRDAQNQPGPYEASLVGNPVANAELPLEVLRTIHSFDPCLACAVHTFDPKGNEIARVKAL, from the coding sequence ATGTCGCAACGAATCGTGGTGGATCCGGTCACTCGCATCGAGGGTCACCTCCGCATCGACTGCGAGGTCGACGGGGGAAAGGTTCAGAAAGCCTGGTCCTCGGGGCAGATGTTCCGCGGAATCGAGACGATCCTCCAGGGGCGCGACCCGCGCGACGCCTGGATGTTCACGCAGCGCTTCTGCGGCGTGTGCACGACCGTCCACGCGATCGCGTCGGTGCGCACGGTCGAGAACGCGCTCGGGATGGAAGTGCCGTTGAACGCCCAGTACATCCGGAACCTGATCGTGATGGCCCACGCGATGCACGATCACATCGTCCACTTCTACCATCTCTCCGCGCTCGACTGGGTGGACGTCGTCTCGGCGCTGAAGGCCGACCCGGCGAAGACCTCGGCCCTGGCCGAATCCCTCTCGCCGTGGCCGGGCAACAGCAAGCAGCAGATGAAAGCCGTGCAGGACAAGGTCAAGGGGTTCGTCGAGGCCGGCCAGCTCGGCATCTTCACGAACGGCTACTGGGGCCACCCCGCGATGAAGCTCCCGCCGGAAGTGAACCTCCTCGCGGTCGCGCACTACCTCCAGGCGCTCGAGTACCAGCGCAAGGTCAACCAGATCGTCGCGCTGCTCGGGGGCAAGACCCCGAACATCCAGAACCTCGCCGTGGGGGGCGTCGCCAACGCGATCAACCTCGACAGCGACTCCGCGCTCAACATGAACAAGCTGTTCATGGCCAAGGACATCCTCGACGACATCTCGAAGTTCATCGAGCAGGTGTATTTCGTGGACGTCTGCGCGGTCGCCGGGATGTATCCGGAGTGGCTGGGCTACGGCGCCGGCGTCACGAATTACCTCGCCGTCCCCGACCTCCCGCTCGACACGAAGGGAACGAAGTTCGACCTTCCCGGCGGGACGATCTTCAACGGCGACCTCGCGCACGTGCGCGAGATCAAGTCGTTCGAGGATCCGTACTTCAAGGAGAACGTCAGCGAATCGATCGCGCACTCCTGGTACGACGGCGACTGGTCGAAGCATCCCTACGAGGAGACGACCGAGCCGAAGTACACGACCTACGACGATGCGAAGAAATACTCGTGGGTCAAGTCGCCGCGTTTCCAGGGGAAAGTGATGCAGGTCGGGCCGCTGGCTCAGGTCCTCGTGGGCTACGCGATCGGCCACGAGCCGACGAAGCGCTGGGCGGACAAGACGCTCGAGACGGCCGGCGCGGTCGCGAAGACGAAGCTCACGCCCGCGGTGCTCCACTCGACGCTCGGCCGGCACGCCGCCCGGATGATCCGCACGTGCGTCATCTCCGAAACCGCCAAGAAGCACTGGGGACTCCTCGCCGCCAACATCGGCAAGGGCGACACGACGATCTTCAACCCGCCGGTCTTCCCGAAGGGGGAGCAGCGCGGCTTCGGCTTTCACGAGGCGCCCCGCGGCACGCTCTCGCACTGGATCGTCATCCAGGACGGGAAGATCGCCAACTACCAGGCCGTCGTCCCCTCGACGTGGAACGCCGGCCCGCGCGATGCGCAGAATCAGCCGGGACCGTACGAGGCCTCGCTCGTCGGGAACCCGGTCGCCAACGCCGAGCTCCCGCTCGAGGTGCTTCGGACGATCCATTCCTTCGATCCGTGCCTCGCGTGCGCGGTCCATACGTTCGATCCGAAGGGGAACGAGATCGCGCGCGTGAAAGCGCTGTGA
- a CDS encoding hydrogenase maturation protease has protein sequence MTGSLAPVRVLGLGNVLMGDDALGPWVIEDLLARWEFPEGVSVVDVGTPGLDLTPYLADAEAVILVDTVKGDEPPGTLKVYSRGQLLSRGPQARVSPHDPGLAEALFSLDFAGCAPRQVTLVGVVAGTVATGIGLTPALRAAVPVASEEIAGRLAWLGLRPLRRAGAATHPWWERPSRERSSAGV, from the coding sequence GTGACCGGGAGCCTCGCACCGGTTCGCGTCCTCGGCCTCGGCAATGTCCTGATGGGCGACGATGCCCTGGGTCCCTGGGTGATCGAGGACCTGCTCGCCCGGTGGGAGTTTCCGGAAGGCGTTTCCGTCGTCGACGTGGGGACGCCGGGGCTCGATCTCACGCCCTATCTCGCCGATGCCGAGGCCGTGATCCTCGTCGACACGGTCAAGGGAGACGAGCCTCCCGGGACGCTCAAGGTCTACTCGCGGGGCCAGCTCCTGTCGCGCGGCCCTCAGGCGCGCGTCTCGCCGCACGATCCCGGCCTCGCCGAGGCGCTGTTCTCGCTCGATTTCGCGGGATGCGCGCCGCGGCAGGTGACGCTCGTCGGCGTCGTCGCCGGCACGGTCGCCACCGGGATCGGGCTCACCCCGGCTCTCCGCGCCGCGGTGCCCGTCGCGTCCGAGGAGATCGCGGGGCGCCTGGCCTGGCTGGGTCTTCGTCCGCTTCGGCGCGCCGGCGCCGCAACGCACCCGTGGTGGGAGCGGCCGTCCCGGGAGAGGTCCTCCGCCGGCGTCTGA
- a CDS encoding phosphoribosyltransferase family protein — translation MNGSDGIPFEDRKDAGRSLVRHLSRYRGEDVLVLGIPRGGVPVAAEVARALGAELDVVVARKLGAPGQEELAIGAVTANGGEFVNAELVADLRVSDAYLAGVRREQIAEARRREARFRRGRVPLDLRGRVVLLVDDGLATGATMRAAARSVRKAGPAKLVIAAPVGAAETCAALRNEADEVVCPNTPEPFAAVGYFYRDFAATEDAEVERILDEFAAHRAAAK, via the coding sequence ATGAACGGCTCTGACGGCATTCCCTTCGAGGATCGAAAGGACGCCGGCCGATCGCTCGTTCGGCATCTTTCCCGCTACCGCGGAGAAGACGTCCTCGTCCTCGGAATTCCCCGCGGCGGCGTGCCGGTCGCCGCGGAGGTCGCCCGTGCCCTCGGTGCCGAGCTCGACGTCGTGGTGGCCCGGAAGCTCGGCGCGCCCGGACAGGAAGAGCTCGCGATCGGAGCCGTCACGGCCAACGGCGGCGAGTTCGTCAACGCGGAGCTCGTCGCGGATCTGCGGGTCTCCGACGCGTATCTGGCGGGCGTTCGACGCGAGCAGATCGCGGAGGCGCGCCGGCGCGAAGCGCGTTTCCGGCGCGGGCGCGTCCCCCTCGACCTCCGCGGACGGGTCGTTCTGCTCGTGGACGACGGGCTCGCCACGGGCGCGACGATGCGCGCGGCGGCGCGCTCGGTCCGCAAGGCGGGTCCGGCGAAGCTCGTCATCGCGGCTCCGGTCGGGGCGGCGGAGACGTGCGCGGCGCTGCGGAATGAAGCCGACGAGGTGGTCTGTCCCAATACTCCGGAGCCGTTCGCCGCCGTCGGGTATTTCTACCGCGATTTCGCCGCGACGGAGGATGCGGAAGTCGAACGGATCCTCGACGAGTTCGCGGCGCACCGCGCCGCGGCGAAATAG
- a CDS encoding ribose-phosphate pyrophosphokinase, translating to MDLALIAGTSDLPLAEDVARLLGAPLGNRELERFPDGECHVRITDSVRGKDVYLLQSTGPPVEANLFELLLLADACRRSGAARLTAVVPYFGYARQDRRAAGREPVSARLIADLVCESGFDRIVAVDLHSAALEGFFSIPLEHLTAVALLADPLQAWASASRLVVVAPDLGAAKLADRYARLLNAPAAIVHKTRLSGREVAARGVTGDVAGRQAVIVDDMISTGATIEAAARALETAGAASVAAVVATHGLFVAGAPERLAAAAGARLIVADTLPRAASVPRLEVVTIAPLLAKAIGGLHEDRSLAELVGRA from the coding sequence ATGGACCTCGCCCTGATCGCCGGAACGAGCGACCTTCCTCTGGCCGAAGACGTCGCCCGGCTGCTCGGCGCGCCGCTCGGGAACCGGGAGCTCGAGCGATTCCCCGACGGCGAGTGCCATGTCCGGATCACCGACAGCGTCCGCGGAAAGGACGTCTATCTGCTCCAGTCCACCGGTCCGCCGGTCGAAGCGAACCTGTTCGAGCTGCTGCTTCTCGCCGATGCTTGCCGGCGCTCCGGCGCCGCGCGCCTGACCGCGGTCGTCCCGTACTTCGGCTACGCGCGGCAGGACCGGAGGGCGGCGGGCCGGGAGCCGGTGAGCGCGCGGTTGATCGCCGATCTCGTGTGCGAGAGCGGCTTCGACCGGATCGTCGCGGTCGACCTCCACAGCGCGGCGCTCGAGGGATTCTTTTCCATTCCTCTCGAGCATCTCACCGCGGTGGCTCTCCTCGCCGACCCTCTCCAGGCGTGGGCCTCGGCCTCCCGGCTCGTCGTCGTCGCCCCCGATCTCGGCGCGGCGAAGCTCGCCGACCGCTATGCGCGGCTGCTGAACGCCCCCGCCGCGATCGTGCACAAGACGCGTCTGAGCGGGCGCGAAGTCGCCGCCCGCGGGGTCACCGGCGACGTGGCGGGGCGCCAGGCGGTGATCGTGGACGACATGATCTCGACCGGCGCCACGATCGAAGCGGCCGCGCGGGCGCTCGAAACGGCGGGCGCGGCCTCCGTCGCGGCGGTCGTGGCCACGCACGGGCTGTTCGTCGCGGGAGCGCCGGAGCGGCTCGCGGCGGCTGCCGGCGCGAGATTGATCGTCGCGGATACGCTTCCCCGGGCCGCGTCGGTTCCGCGGCTCGAAGTCGTGACGATTGCGCCGCTCCTCGCGAAGGCGATCGGCGGCCTCCACGAGGACCGCTCCCTCGCCGAGCTCGTCGGCCGCGCCTGA
- a CDS encoding TonB-dependent receptor, which translates to MKFGLSRSAGAIAAAALILAPAAVFGQGANATLTGRVSDENGAGLPGVAVAATSPSTGFSRGDTTGRGGAFTIASVPAGTYTVTYEVSGFKTIEQKNVELNVASTRTLDVTMQASPGAEMIIVSTGIPLVRPEAAIGAVVSREELRTLPLDGRQFAAFGALAPGTQLSVNADPTRPDQLTISLDGGSGRNVNDVVDGGDNTDDTIGGQLQNYPLEAVQEFHIQTQQYKAEYGRSSGGVLNVATKSGTNDFHGGAFEYFRDKSLNSETETEKQSGSGKPAYRRNQYGASVGGPIVRDKAHFFLTAERTERKTNYSVDTEGALPQFDGVVTELPFRDELVAAKGSVDISADQYLQVRFGYQKNTSQYGASPLFSPESLGTVVNKYTSILGSHQLQIGQSALNELLFQYSKFDNGITPDSSHPTIDFPNGAVAGQNPNTPQHTGQTKYQYKEDFSYSTNIGRSSHDFKAGINYIHEPRLGGDFSAGVDSPQYFMSTNDINGPVDEIVQYAGFNGQKTPVNEFSAYLQDDWRPSARLTVNVGVRYDLWLGYDLNETGNPIYQTLHAQATYNDASYYDDFRSFGGKLENDKKNWGPRFGFSYDLTGQSKTFVHGGWGIYYDFPYTNATILFPSSAIQSNYGVVYDVVPPPDFRVGDPLPPNPGGGGPAAPNEVALPSVTKTPFTRQVSLGISHQVADWLGVSLDLSNIQYRDIPYRFRGNPRVDGGDRRFPDFGSFRIWIGGGKADYNGANLSFNARLSDKLRLQGFYTLSRITGNVLRGADEFRLTATDYQPDLGGGRRDVSINPLDPQCRGACYGPLDTDARHKVTFAATYSAPWGINVSGVFRYRSATPVMIFTGTDPNNDGYPLDLPAGVSHVNAGRGDSFEQTDLSFSKEFDLTHGIGIEVVAQVFNVFNAKNPAAYRGNVDVPDADLQPAAFAGDPAQGEQRLLQLGARLHF; encoded by the coding sequence ATGAAATTCGGCCTCTCCCGCAGCGCCGGCGCAATCGCCGCCGCCGCGCTGATTCTGGCGCCGGCGGCGGTCTTCGGCCAGGGCGCGAACGCGACTCTGACCGGCCGCGTCAGCGACGAGAACGGCGCGGGGCTCCCCGGCGTCGCCGTGGCGGCGACGTCGCCCTCCACCGGCTTCTCCCGCGGCGACACGACGGGCCGGGGCGGGGCGTTCACGATCGCCTCGGTCCCCGCCGGCACGTACACCGTCACGTATGAGGTTTCCGGTTTCAAGACGATCGAACAGAAGAACGTCGAGCTGAACGTCGCCTCCACGCGGACGCTGGACGTCACGATGCAGGCCTCGCCGGGGGCCGAGATGATCATCGTTTCGACCGGGATCCCGCTCGTGCGGCCGGAGGCCGCGATCGGCGCCGTGGTTTCCCGGGAAGAGCTCCGGACCCTCCCTCTGGACGGGCGGCAATTCGCCGCCTTCGGCGCGCTGGCCCCCGGGACGCAGCTCTCGGTCAACGCCGACCCCACTCGGCCCGACCAGCTGACGATCTCCCTCGACGGCGGGAGCGGCCGCAACGTCAACGACGTCGTCGACGGCGGCGACAACACCGACGACACGATCGGCGGCCAGCTCCAGAACTATCCGCTCGAGGCCGTCCAGGAGTTTCACATCCAGACCCAGCAGTACAAGGCGGAATACGGCCGGTCGTCCGGCGGCGTGCTGAACGTCGCGACGAAGTCGGGGACGAACGACTTCCACGGCGGCGCGTTCGAGTACTTCCGCGACAAGAGCCTGAACTCGGAGACGGAGACCGAGAAGCAGTCGGGCAGCGGCAAGCCGGCCTACCGCCGCAACCAGTACGGCGCCTCTGTCGGCGGCCCGATCGTCAGGGACAAGGCGCATTTCTTCCTCACCGCCGAGCGGACCGAACGGAAGACGAACTATTCGGTCGACACGGAGGGCGCGCTTCCCCAGTTCGACGGCGTCGTGACGGAGCTCCCCTTCCGCGACGAGCTCGTCGCCGCCAAGGGAAGCGTCGACATCTCGGCCGACCAGTATCTCCAGGTGCGGTTCGGCTACCAGAAGAACACGAGCCAGTACGGAGCGAGCCCCCTGTTTTCGCCGGAATCGCTCGGCACCGTCGTCAACAAGTACACGTCGATCCTCGGCAGCCACCAGCTGCAGATCGGCCAGAGCGCGTTGAACGAGCTCCTGTTCCAGTACTCGAAGTTCGACAACGGCATCACGCCCGACTCGAGCCACCCGACGATCGATTTCCCGAACGGCGCCGTCGCGGGCCAGAACCCGAACACCCCGCAGCACACCGGCCAGACGAAGTACCAGTACAAGGAGGACTTCTCCTATTCGACCAACATCGGCCGGAGCAGCCACGACTTCAAGGCCGGGATCAACTACATCCACGAGCCGCGCCTCGGCGGCGACTTCTCGGCCGGGGTCGACTCGCCCCAGTACTTCATGTCGACCAATGACATCAACGGTCCCGTGGACGAAATCGTGCAGTATGCGGGCTTCAACGGCCAGAAGACGCCGGTCAACGAGTTCTCCGCGTACCTGCAGGACGACTGGCGGCCGAGCGCGCGGCTCACCGTCAATGTCGGCGTCCGGTACGACCTGTGGCTCGGCTATGACTTGAACGAGACCGGCAATCCGATCTACCAGACTCTCCATGCGCAGGCGACGTACAACGACGCGTCGTATTACGACGACTTCCGGAGCTTCGGCGGGAAGCTCGAGAACGACAAGAAGAACTGGGGCCCCCGGTTCGGCTTCTCGTACGATCTGACCGGCCAGTCGAAGACGTTCGTGCACGGCGGCTGGGGCATCTACTACGACTTCCCGTATACGAATGCGACGATCCTCTTCCCGTCGTCGGCCATTCAGTCCAATTACGGCGTCGTCTACGACGTCGTTCCTCCGCCCGATTTCCGGGTCGGTGATCCCCTGCCGCCGAATCCCGGCGGCGGAGGCCCGGCCGCGCCGAACGAAGTGGCTCTTCCCAGCGTGACGAAGACGCCGTTCACCCGGCAGGTCTCGCTCGGCATCTCTCACCAGGTGGCCGACTGGCTGGGCGTGAGCCTCGATCTCTCGAACATCCAGTATCGGGACATCCCGTACCGGTTCCGCGGCAACCCGAGGGTCGACGGCGGCGACCGCCGGTTCCCCGATTTCGGCAGCTTCCGGATCTGGATCGGCGGCGGGAAGGCCGATTACAACGGCGCGAACCTTTCCTTCAACGCGCGGCTCTCCGACAAGCTCCGTCTGCAGGGCTTCTACACGCTCTCCCGGATCACGGGCAACGTCCTGCGCGGCGCGGACGAGTTCCGCCTGACCGCGACCGACTACCAGCCCGATCTCGGCGGCGGCCGGCGCGACGTTTCGATCAACCCGCTCGATCCGCAATGCCGCGGCGCCTGCTACGGACCGCTCGACACCGACGCCCGGCACAAGGTGACGTTCGCCGCGACCTATTCGGCGCCGTGGGGGATCAACGTCTCCGGCGTCTTCCGGTATCGCTCGGCGACACCGGTGATGATCTTCACGGGAACCGACCCGAACAACGACGGCTATCCGCTCGACCTCCCGGCCGGCGTCTCCCACGTCAACGCCGGGCGCGGCGATTCCTTCGAGCAGACGGACCTGTCGTTCTCCAAGGAATTCGACCTGACGCACGGCATCGGGATCGAGGTCGTCGCCCAGGTCTTCAACGTCTTCAACGCGAAGAACCCCGCGGCGTACCGCGGAAACGTCGACGTTCCCGACGCGGATCTCCAGCCGGCCGCTTTCGCCGGCGACCCCGCGCAGGGCGAGCAGCGGTTGCTTCAGCTCGGGGCGCGTCTCCACTTCTAG